Genomic DNA from Porites lutea chromosome 4, jaPorLute2.1, whole genome shotgun sequence:
ATTTTTGACAACCTGGAAAAGAGAGGCAGATGCAATTCAGCTTCTTGCAAGAGACCCCTCAAACTGACTGATGACAAGCTAAGGGAGTCTTTTGCAACATGTGAAAGACACTCTGAACTTCCAATGTTCATTAACCTCGGAAATATTTTGTCTCATATCAGAAAAATTTCAGCAAAATACCCTTAGGCATTCGTAgagtataaaaatatatatacatatatatatagttAATCGCTAGGTGTTGCACCCATTACGATATTACCCAGCAGAGTTTGAAACTGAAGTGAAccacaacaaactaaaaactgaAAGCAAGTCTGTCAGGCTGTCTTACTTGGTGATCAACAATCAACTCAGCACGAACTTTCTTAATGTCACAGCCTCCTCCAATCAAGAATGAGATCCGTTTGCCAACGATCTTAAAGAACGGGGAAGCAAGAGTTCCTTGGGGATCATCTCCCTGAAGTGCCCCAGGGGTTGCTGCTTTGGATGGCCTGTTTTCGGCCCCTCCGATCCACCAGTCCCCTTGCTGATTGGCAGGTTGTCCTCTATTACGAGCTGTTGGATTGTCACCGTAGGTAGGTTGATTGTTAAATGCTGTTCCAGTCCTATTCCAACCACTCAAGCCCGTTTCGAAGTCGAACTTGCATGCTttagaagacagaaaaaaaaatttgagtgaTATTTGTAACATGCTTCAACCCTACAATATTTAACCAGCTGACTGAGGCTATAAGCTTAGCTCAACAAAAAACcgttcaaaaccgttcaaagtGTGGACAATACTGTCTACTGTAATTCAAGCCATACTCCGACAAAACTAAACATGTAGCGAGTCAATATAGAACTTTAAACGTGACTCTTCTGTTAAACGGACCCCCATCATCTGTTGTTAAGTTAAACTTTAAACCAACGCCAACCACCATAATACATCACTACAgaacaaattaagttttaaaaattggtaAAACTATTTCATTAATTTCGGTCTCACTTTATAACTTACAAACGTGAATAAGAGCCTTAAAACTATGCAACTACAAATTGTTAAAACCTACAGACTGACATCTATAGTCTGCCGAAGAGAGTTTTTAAAAGTTCGGCTTTATTTACAGGGGCGCAATCAAAACTGAAGACAACTTGCTGAGGGTGTAAAAAGAACTGGAAGTAATCGTTCGAAATTCGGGCTAAGCATTTACTAGCTGGTTAAGATGATTCAGTGCAACAATATCAATAATACTTAACAGGGAAATATGTTTCTATTGAGAATGTAAGTTTTTAAGGAGCCTCTTTCATTTCATAAAAACGTTTATACAAATGTCTGAAACAGActctgcaaaaaaaagaaatcatccGATGGCCGTTCAGTGCAAAACTCtaaacaaaaagtaaagaaGTTACTCGGGTCCACAACAAATCACTTAGTTATACAGTAAAGGGTCACCTCGCTGGCATTCATGTTAGACCCCTTACTGTTTTGTCGCCTTATAGCTTACCCACAGAAAAATATAGCCAGTAAGTATTACTTACCACGTCGATTCGGATGCATCGCGGAAATCTTTTCTTCCAAAGAAGCTAAACTCTTTTGTACCTGACTTAGagcagttttaatttctttgtcatgGCACAAGTTTACagtatttttgtttccttcaacGACGATTCCTTTGTCTTTGTAACTTTGACTGCTCAGATTTGTTCCGGCGTTTGTAATGTTGACGCCGACAACACACTTAAAAGCGAAAAAAATCGCCAAGAAAGCGATAAAAGAAATTCCAGAGTTAACGCCgatagtgggcaccgtccttaacaGTAGAGAAGTGGGCTCAGAGGCAACCTTGGGTCCTGGCTCCACCCCCTTGCTTCACCCAAGATTGTGGCAAGGATGCAAAAATGGTTTACAGAGCAGCTGGGTGTGGAACGGTATATGAGTAGGAGACCagctattttaaaaacatatttatggGCCCCTGTATTCGGATATTCAGATTTCCATTCACCGAATCTGAatccattaattttttatagGATTTGTGCGCCACTTGATCGGAAATCCAAATCCAAAGCTCACTTGGTGTTAAGTTAGTTAACGCctcatttttgacaaaataaatgcTCTATGAAATAGACCTTTCTCACATTCCGCTCCAGTgagcaaacacaaaaaaataaggtAGAGGCTTGGGTGAataatttcatacaaatcactgtattttgtccaaCCAAGCCTCGAGTTGGTGCTTTTGTTTTCAGGAAAGCAGGAAAGGTCTATTGTCTACATCTAACAATTCATTACATTTGATAGTATAGATCCAACAATTTGCATTACCCTTATTCACCGGTAGCCTCTCACCAGTATTCACTCATTCGTGAccattcattacttttttttattaattcccTTTAACTATGACCAAAATTTATCAATGTTAAGCAGTTGATTATACGCCTTGAAATTCCAAGTACCCAGGTTCACACGTGCAGTTGTATGCGCTCTCGCTGTTATTACAAAACGCGTTAACACTGCAGTTGTGGGTTTCTGCTGCTTTACACTCATCGATTTCTAAAATCATATTAATCAATGGCAAAAGTTAACTTTGCTAGGTAGATTCCTCTCAACGTTCTATACAAAGTGTATTCTTGAACTGCAGAGAAAGGTGCAAAGGAAATAcatgaaaaacaagaaacacaaaaaacaaagaaaatcaagtTTCTGATGCCGGCCAATGCACTAAATAGGAAGCTACACATCCACTGTATACTAGTACGTTAAGGCGTTTTAACGTTTTTTACCTTTTGAgataatacagtcgaacctctacCAAAGGttacctctccacaacggccactttcttctgtcccaaaggtggccgttgtggagctGTATCTAACAAATGGTTTCTATAAAGAACATATTATCATGGAAACAGTAAAAAGCAAGGTTTTCGAAGGCATGCAAATAATTGTTAGTATAACGTTAAGACCGTATTGCGTCATTTCCAAGGTAGGTCATTATTTCCAAATTTGCTTTTATGGTTTTCATAAATAAAACTCGAATTTGTCAAGATGCTTCCCCCATTAACCAAAACGCCCTTTATGTATTCGTGTATTCATCACCTGTACAGTTCCATCCGTCTCCCAAGTACCCAGGTTTACATGTGCAGTTGTAGGATCCGTTGATGTTGTGACAAACCGCATTAGAACTGCAATTGTGAGTTTTTCCTTCACACTCATTGATGTCTGAAATCATATAGAACAATAGAGGTTGGCTTAGTTTGCAGAGTGAATTCGTCTCAACTTTCTAAAAAGTGAGGCTAGCACTAAGTAGAAAGTTGCAAAAGAAAtgcatgagaaaaaacaaaaaaagcaaagtttCTGATGCCGGCCATGTTAGGagacaaaacatttaaaatacaaGGTCAGTATTAAGCATTCACCTTTCCCCTTAAATTTTTGAGGTAATATGGTCTACTATCTAGCAAAGAAGTTATATAAAGAGCATCTTatcatggaaaaaaaatgacttaaagTACGAAAAATATCACCTGTGCAATTATTTCCGTCCCCTTCATATCCTGGTTTACATGTGCAGTTATAGGatcctttgttgttgttacaaaCCGCATTAGAACTGCAATTGTGAGTTCCTCCTTCACACTCATTGATGTCTGAAATCATATTGACCAATAATTGCCAAAAAATAAGTTGCCATTGTGTGTTTTAGACTTTCCCCGTTTTTATCTACAGTGCATGAAATCAAGAGGGGAGGTTACTAGAAGATAATAACAGTATTAGCAGCAAGCCGAAAAAAAAGGTGTCGAATCCAAGGTGAAGCCATTTTTCTCTGTCTGTTAAGACATTGacttattgtttttgtttcattttgtttttcacttttacgAATAAACTTATTAAATTGTTATGGTTGGACCCACAGTTTGTTTGACATTCATGTTCCTTGTATGTCAACTTATGGGCCTCGTTATATTCCCTCGAAAAACTTATTTGGGTATTTGGGTGAGTTTCCCTTAGGGGTCTCATTCCAATTTTTCGAAGAGCATTTTTATATGGAACTCTCCCACCGCCCCTTCCCCCGTCCCTCGAGAACTCAATCAAATGAACTTCCTAGCAACGAGCCTAGATGTATAATCAAGGCTCAGGCCATATCAGGTTTTCTTGGTTTAGAGTTGAGATGCTCTTGAAGAAAGGCTTTCAATTACGAACTGCTTCTACTCAACAACAAGCTCTAAGAAACACATAAGATTACGGACACAAAGAGCAAAAATTTGAGGAAATAGCATTTGAAATTGTATGCAGTTAATAGACCAATTGAAACGAGAGGCTAGCAAAACCTTAAAATGTTCGCTACGCAAACGTTTTATACACTGTCGTAGGAAATGACAAAGGACAGCCCGAGCTTGATTACGATTTACGAACCTTTGATTATTTGcataaaatgaaagtttttttcaagtACAGAACAACTTACCATGTTCACATTGTGCACCAGTGAAACCAGAAGGACATAAACACCGATATCTTTTCTCTGTGAATCCAGACTGACAGGTACCGTTGTTTTGGCAACGGGGAGTATCACAAGCACTCTTTGACAGAACAAAAATCAGGTTTGAATTGTAAGATAAGAAGTTGCGTTAAACCGTCTTGATAGAGTGTCAACTACAAACtacaagatgatgatgatgatgatgagacaATGGTAATTATTACGATCctgatgataataattattaatagggagcttatAAGCAACGACTACCACGTGGAACTTCTTAGTTTCACCTTTTCTACCGgcacgtgaacacaagacaacgattctttatttattgttattatttatttttttaacttagatacagtcctttacaATGCGACTCCAGAAAAACTCACCAACATTTGGTGACCAAGTGAACGACGTACAATAAGAACGATAGATTTTGATACAGCGTGAATTCATTCTTTAAGAGACGTTTTCGCCACGTCGTCTTCggcgttgcttaagctccctctaatgatgaagatggtgaccattgtgatgatgatgaagatgtcGGCAGTGGGATGATGATTGccatgaagatgatgatgataaaagaaaaagaggacgagaaaagaaaagacaaaaaacttaCAATTGCTCCATGATATAAGCAGCCTTCCCTCTCTTTAAAGTCCTCATCGTGCGCTCGGTGTGTTGAATTGTTCAGTTCACATCGTCTTTGTGTTTGTATGTCATAATTAACACTGACACAGTTTGGTTGGTTGTAACAAAGTAGTTCACAAAGACCCATATCCGGGACATGTTGGACAATTAAGAACGTGTGGCTCTCCAAACATTTGTCAGCAATTAGGAAATAACTCGGAAACGCCAGTACGCGGCAATTACctgaattgaaaaaagaaaaaaattgcatttagcAATTCTAGGAGTCCATAAGGTGGTGGCCAATTCCCACTTTTTCTGGCGGCAAAAAGAGCTTCGATTTAAAGCAAATGTCCTTTAAAGATTGAAGTTCATCGAACGTAATAATGTTTTCGGTTATACTCCTTTACTCTTCCAGCTTTGTTTTATCTGACATTTAATCATGAAACTACCATGTATGTTAATTAAACTTGCTGGAGAATATTG
This window encodes:
- the LOC140932812 gene encoding uncharacterized protein yields the protein MQFFSFFNSGNCRVLAFPSYFLIADKCLESHTFLIVQHVPDMGLCELLCYNQPNCVSVNYDIQTQRRCELNNSTHRAHDEDFKEREGCLYHGAISACDTPRCQNNGTCQSGFTEKRYRCLCPSGFTGAQCEHACKFDFETGLSGWNRTGTAFNNQPTYGDNPTARNRGQPANQQGDWWIGGAENRPSKAATPGALQGDDPQGTLASPFFKIVGKRISFLIGGGCDIKKVRAELIVDHQVVKNSTGSCNETMSRKFWDVHAFVGRTARVKLVDYSSSGWGHINFDDLGGDISCGQK